The following proteins are encoded in a genomic region of Neoarius graeffei isolate fNeoGra1 chromosome 6, fNeoGra1.pri, whole genome shotgun sequence:
- the gas8 gene encoding dynein regulatory complex subunit 4 isoform X3 produces the protein MLEEHIIRLREELDREREERNYFQLERDKIHTFWDITKRQLEEKKADLRNRDREMEEAEENHQTEIRVYKQKVKHLLYEQQNTIAEIKAEGVVATKILEKEQTDLESGLRRGMHSLKVDLKEQELSTENVIRNLKLNHDKEITKLRSEFEEKVQEIEATYEKKMQKQRQEQELRHKTEIHEIEQRKSIHVNMLIKNHEKAFSDIKNYYSDITLGSFNQISSLKEEVADMKKKEERLEKVMAEVLQQNKRLTEPLQKATQEVSEMKKQLANYEKDKALLAKVKARLKVSDKELKDLKWEHEVLEERFIKVQQERDELYQRFNTAILEVQQKSGFKNLLLEKKLEALTNSLEKTEAQLNEVLAASNLEPSALNVVTRKLEEVLDSKNTAIKDLQYELARVCKAHNDLLRTYEAKLKAFGIPMDELGFKPLESSLVKQTLGQGPAGLVSAPL, from the exons CTGGAAGAACATATTATCCGGCTGCGTGAGGAGCTGGACCGAGAGCGAGAAGAGCGCAATTACTTCCAGCTCGAAAGGGATAAGATCCACACCTTTTGGGATATCACCAAAAGACAACTAGAGGAGAAGAAAGCTGATCTGAGGAACAGAGACAGAGAAATGGAAGAAGCTGAAGAGAACCATCAAACTGAAATCAGG gtGTACAAGCAGAAGGTTAAACACTTGCTGTATGAACAGCAAAACACCATTGCAGAGATTAAGGCAGAGGGCGTGGTCGCCACCAAGATCCTGGAGAAAGAGCAGACAGACCTGGAGAGCGGGCTGCGGAGAGGCATGCACAGCCTGAAAGTGGATCTGAAAGAACAGGAGCTCTCCACCGAGAACGTCATCAGGAACCTAAAACTG AACCACGATAAGGAAATCACCAAGCTGAGAAGTGAATTTGAGGAAAAAGTACAAG AAATTGAGGCTACATATGAGAAGAAGATGCAAAAACAGCGACAGGAGCAAGAACTGAGACACAAGACCGAAATCCATGAGATTGAGCAAAGGAAGAGCATCCACGTTAACATGCTGATAAAGAACCACGAGAAAGCGTTCAGCGACATTAAGAACTATTATAGTGATATCACTCTTGGGAGTTTCAACCAAATCAGCTCACTGAAG GAAGAAGTGGCTGAcatgaagaagaaggaggagaggCTGGAGAAGGTGATGGCTGAGGTTCTGCAGCAGAACAAGCGTTTGACGGAGCCACTGCAGAAGGCCACGCAGGAAGTGTCGGAGATGAAGAAACAACTCGCCAACTATGAGAAGGACAAAGCCTTACTGGCG AAAGTGAAAGCACGGCTCAAAGTGTCCGATAAAGAGCTGAAGGACCTGAAATGGGAGCATGAAGTGCTGGAGGAAAGATTCATTAAG GTGCAGCAGGAGCGAGATGAGCTGTACCAGAGGTTCAATACCGCCATCCTGGAGGTGCAGCAGAAGAGCGGCTTTAAGAACCTGCTTCTGGAGAAGAAACTCGAGGCTCTTACAAACAGCCTGGAGAAGACCGAGGCACAGCTTAATGAGGTCCTCGCTGCCTCCAATTTAGAGCCCAGTGCCCTGAACGTGGTCACTCGCAAACTGGAG GAAGTGCTGGACTCGAAAAACACTGCTATTAAAGACCTGCAGTATGAACTGGCTCGTGTGTGTAAG GCACATAATGACCTGTTGAGGACATATGAGGCGAAACTGAAGGCGTTTGGCATCCCCATGGACGAACTGGGCTTTAAACCACTGGAGAGCAGCTTAGTGAAGCAGACCCTGGGTCAGGGACCAGCCGGCCTGGTGTCTGCCCCTCTCTGA
- the gas8 gene encoding dynein regulatory complex subunit 4 isoform X1, translated as MPPKKKGTKVKKAKTSAVVDGLSTEDMSKEQLEEHIIRLREELDREREERNYFQLERDKIHTFWDITKRQLEEKKADLRNRDREMEEAEENHQTEIRVYKQKVKHLLYEQQNTIAEIKAEGVVATKILEKEQTDLESGLRRGMHSLKVDLKEQELSTENVIRNLKLNHDKEITKLRSEFEEKVQEIEATYEKKMQKQRQEQELRHKTEIHEIEQRKSIHVNMLIKNHEKAFSDIKNYYSDITLGSFNQISSLKEEVADMKKKEERLEKVMAEVLQQNKRLTEPLQKATQEVSEMKKQLANYEKDKALLAKVKARLKVSDKELKDLKWEHEVLEERFIKVQQERDELYQRFNTAILEVQQKSGFKNLLLEKKLEALTNSLEKTEAQLNEVLAASNLEPSALNVVTRKLEEVLDSKNTAIKDLQYELARVCKAHNDLLRTYEAKLKAFGIPMDELGFKPLESSLVKQTLGQGPAGLVSAPL; from the exons CTGGAAGAACATATTATCCGGCTGCGTGAGGAGCTGGACCGAGAGCGAGAAGAGCGCAATTACTTCCAGCTCGAAAGGGATAAGATCCACACCTTTTGGGATATCACCAAAAGACAACTAGAGGAGAAGAAAGCTGATCTGAGGAACAGAGACAGAGAAATGGAAGAAGCTGAAGAGAACCATCAAACTGAAATCAGG gtGTACAAGCAGAAGGTTAAACACTTGCTGTATGAACAGCAAAACACCATTGCAGAGATTAAGGCAGAGGGCGTGGTCGCCACCAAGATCCTGGAGAAAGAGCAGACAGACCTGGAGAGCGGGCTGCGGAGAGGCATGCACAGCCTGAAAGTGGATCTGAAAGAACAGGAGCTCTCCACCGAGAACGTCATCAGGAACCTAAAACTG AACCACGATAAGGAAATCACCAAGCTGAGAAGTGAATTTGAGGAAAAAGTACAAG AAATTGAGGCTACATATGAGAAGAAGATGCAAAAACAGCGACAGGAGCAAGAACTGAGACACAAGACCGAAATCCATGAGATTGAGCAAAGGAAGAGCATCCACGTTAACATGCTGATAAAGAACCACGAGAAAGCGTTCAGCGACATTAAGAACTATTATAGTGATATCACTCTTGGGAGTTTCAACCAAATCAGCTCACTGAAG GAAGAAGTGGCTGAcatgaagaagaaggaggagaggCTGGAGAAGGTGATGGCTGAGGTTCTGCAGCAGAACAAGCGTTTGACGGAGCCACTGCAGAAGGCCACGCAGGAAGTGTCGGAGATGAAGAAACAACTCGCCAACTATGAGAAGGACAAAGCCTTACTGGCG AAAGTGAAAGCACGGCTCAAAGTGTCCGATAAAGAGCTGAAGGACCTGAAATGGGAGCATGAAGTGCTGGAGGAAAGATTCATTAAG GTGCAGCAGGAGCGAGATGAGCTGTACCAGAGGTTCAATACCGCCATCCTGGAGGTGCAGCAGAAGAGCGGCTTTAAGAACCTGCTTCTGGAGAAGAAACTCGAGGCTCTTACAAACAGCCTGGAGAAGACCGAGGCACAGCTTAATGAGGTCCTCGCTGCCTCCAATTTAGAGCCCAGTGCCCTGAACGTGGTCACTCGCAAACTGGAG GAAGTGCTGGACTCGAAAAACACTGCTATTAAAGACCTGCAGTATGAACTGGCTCGTGTGTGTAAG GCACATAATGACCTGTTGAGGACATATGAGGCGAAACTGAAGGCGTTTGGCATCCCCATGGACGAACTGGGCTTTAAACCACTGGAGAGCAGCTTAGTGAAGCAGACCCTGGGTCAGGGACCAGCCGGCCTGGTGTCTGCCCCTCTCTGA
- the gas8 gene encoding dynein regulatory complex subunit 4 isoform X2 has product MPPKKKGTKVKKAKTSAVVDGLSTEDMSKEQLEEHIIRLREELDREREERNYFQLERDKIHTFWDITKRQLEEKKADLRNRDREMEEAEENHQTEIRVYKQKVKHLLYEQQNTIAEIKAEGVVATKILEKEQTDLESGLRRGMHSLKVDLKEQELSTENVIRNLKLNHDKEITKLRSEFEEKVQEIEATYEKKMQKQRQEQELRHKTEIHEIEQRKSIHVNMLIKNHEKAFSDIKNYYSDITLGSFNQISSLKEEVADMKKKEERLEKVMAEVLQQNKRLTEPLQKATQEVSEMKKQLANYEKDKALLAVQQERDELYQRFNTAILEVQQKSGFKNLLLEKKLEALTNSLEKTEAQLNEVLAASNLEPSALNVVTRKLEEVLDSKNTAIKDLQYELARVCKAHNDLLRTYEAKLKAFGIPMDELGFKPLESSLVKQTLGQGPAGLVSAPL; this is encoded by the exons CTGGAAGAACATATTATCCGGCTGCGTGAGGAGCTGGACCGAGAGCGAGAAGAGCGCAATTACTTCCAGCTCGAAAGGGATAAGATCCACACCTTTTGGGATATCACCAAAAGACAACTAGAGGAGAAGAAAGCTGATCTGAGGAACAGAGACAGAGAAATGGAAGAAGCTGAAGAGAACCATCAAACTGAAATCAGG gtGTACAAGCAGAAGGTTAAACACTTGCTGTATGAACAGCAAAACACCATTGCAGAGATTAAGGCAGAGGGCGTGGTCGCCACCAAGATCCTGGAGAAAGAGCAGACAGACCTGGAGAGCGGGCTGCGGAGAGGCATGCACAGCCTGAAAGTGGATCTGAAAGAACAGGAGCTCTCCACCGAGAACGTCATCAGGAACCTAAAACTG AACCACGATAAGGAAATCACCAAGCTGAGAAGTGAATTTGAGGAAAAAGTACAAG AAATTGAGGCTACATATGAGAAGAAGATGCAAAAACAGCGACAGGAGCAAGAACTGAGACACAAGACCGAAATCCATGAGATTGAGCAAAGGAAGAGCATCCACGTTAACATGCTGATAAAGAACCACGAGAAAGCGTTCAGCGACATTAAGAACTATTATAGTGATATCACTCTTGGGAGTTTCAACCAAATCAGCTCACTGAAG GAAGAAGTGGCTGAcatgaagaagaaggaggagaggCTGGAGAAGGTGATGGCTGAGGTTCTGCAGCAGAACAAGCGTTTGACGGAGCCACTGCAGAAGGCCACGCAGGAAGTGTCGGAGATGAAGAAACAACTCGCCAACTATGAGAAGGACAAAGCCTTACTGGCG GTGCAGCAGGAGCGAGATGAGCTGTACCAGAGGTTCAATACCGCCATCCTGGAGGTGCAGCAGAAGAGCGGCTTTAAGAACCTGCTTCTGGAGAAGAAACTCGAGGCTCTTACAAACAGCCTGGAGAAGACCGAGGCACAGCTTAATGAGGTCCTCGCTGCCTCCAATTTAGAGCCCAGTGCCCTGAACGTGGTCACTCGCAAACTGGAG GAAGTGCTGGACTCGAAAAACACTGCTATTAAAGACCTGCAGTATGAACTGGCTCGTGTGTGTAAG GCACATAATGACCTGTTGAGGACATATGAGGCGAAACTGAAGGCGTTTGGCATCCCCATGGACGAACTGGGCTTTAAACCACTGGAGAGCAGCTTAGTGAAGCAGACCCTGGGTCAGGGACCAGCCGGCCTGGTGTCTGCCCCTCTCTGA